In one window of Clostridia bacterium DNA:
- a CDS encoding germination lipoprotein GerS-related protein, with protein MNRRVICILIIVCVVFTGCSVLNPKKNFEEVSKRLLKLETYTCDVTMRVANNKSIMEYKLKHYYKSPDKYRVEVLAPKELEGQVSIYNGSSSYIYHPGINQYLVTENFSGSVEYNAFIGSFMNHIKKTDNIKISSEKTGEKEFIVLEFEVPEPNSYMRLEKLWLDAENDVPVKAEIYGNDGKTSVEIYYNNFVYNPGLKDGNFEITQKNSMKLQEMKENVRSEENQGCMGGGGPGCSCPQHEGSKTTCTEGCTCNRGN; from the coding sequence GTGAATCGTAGAGTTATATGTATTCTTATCATTGTATGTGTGGTTTTTACTGGCTGCTCAGTTTTAAACCCCAAGAAGAACTTTGAGGAAGTGAGCAAGAGGCTTTTAAAGCTGGAGACTTACACCTGTGATGTGACGATGAGGGTTGCAAACAACAAAAGTATAATGGAATACAAGCTGAAGCATTATTATAAGAGTCCTGACAAGTACAGGGTGGAAGTTCTGGCACCAAAGGAGCTTGAAGGGCAGGTGTCCATATATAATGGAAGCAGCTCTTACATATACCACCCTGGAATAAATCAATATCTTGTAACCGAGAACTTTTCAGGCTCAGTGGAGTACAATGCCTTCATAGGCTCATTTATGAACCATATTAAGAAAACTGATAATATAAAAATAAGCAGCGAAAAAACAGGGGAAAAGGAATTTATTGTTTTGGAATTTGAGGTACCGGAGCCAAACAGTTATATGAGACTTGAAAAGCTTTGGCTTGATGCGGAGAATGATGTACCTGTAAAGGCAGAAATATACGGTAATGATGGCAAAACAAGCGTTGAAATATATTATAATAACTTTGTCTACAATCCCGGTTTAAAAGACGGGAATTTCGAGATTACACAAAAAAATTCAATGAAATTACAGGAGATGAAAGAAAATGTACGATCTGAAGAAAATCAGGGCTGCATGGGCGGAGGTGGACCTGGATGCTCTTGCCCACAACATGAGGGAAGTAAGACGACTTGCACAGAAGGGTGCACTTGTAACCGCGGTAATTAA